One window of the Staphylococcus equorum genome contains the following:
- a CDS encoding MsnO8 family LLM class oxidoreductase, producing MTAISILDQSPIDKNETVNDGIARTVELAQLADKLNYTRYFVAEHHNIEEVAGTSPEILVTHILNHTKNIRVGSGGVMLQHYSPFKVIEQFHFISHLAPGRVDLGIGKAPGGFPLATQALQTELKSPQTSFNDKFHLLNQFNNGDFSANEDYGQLKTTIRNNEISTPQIYLLGGSESSAQFAATEKVGFIYAFFINSNIETLQQALKDYK from the coding sequence GTGACAGCTATTAGCATTCTTGATCAAAGTCCAATAGATAAAAATGAAACAGTAAACGACGGTATAGCTCGTACAGTTGAATTGGCACAACTAGCAGATAAATTAAATTATACAAGGTACTTTGTTGCTGAACATCACAATATAGAAGAAGTTGCAGGTACGAGTCCGGAGATACTTGTAACACATATATTGAATCACACAAAAAATATACGTGTAGGCTCTGGTGGCGTAATGTTGCAACATTATAGTCCATTCAAAGTTATAGAGCAATTTCATTTCATTAGTCATTTAGCACCTGGAAGAGTCGATTTAGGTATAGGTAAAGCACCGGGAGGCTTTCCTTTAGCGACACAAGCGTTGCAAACAGAATTAAAGTCACCACAAACAAGTTTCAATGATAAATTTCATTTATTAAATCAATTTAATAATGGGGATTTTTCTGCAAACGAAGATTATGGACAATTAAAAACAACGATACGTAATAATGAAATCTCCACACCACAAATTTATCTACTAGGTGGTAGTGAAAGTTCTGCTCAATTTGCTGCTACAGAAAAAGTTGGATTTATATATGCATTTTTCATAAATTCAAATATTGAAACATTACAACAAGCCCTTAAAGATTATAAGTAA
- a CDS encoding LLM class flavin-dependent oxidoreductase produces the protein MSQNKIDFGIMLNGPGGHMHAWKSKDVPSDASTNFEFQLDVAKKAEQAGFSFVFVADGLFIHEKSIPHFLDRHEPLTFLAALAPVTQRIGLVGTISTSYSEPFTVARQLATIDKISHGRAGWNIVTSPLAGSADNYSKGDHPEHDVRYDIAEEHLQVVQGLWDSYEDDAFTFDVETGSYLDKEKMHTLDYKGQYFQVKGPLNASRSKQGQPVIFQAGASPKGQAYAAQYADAVFTLGESLDTAKSNYDSIKSQAKKFGRDPQNIKVYPILSPVIGKSNDEVEARFDEIKSLATIDEALDYLGRYYDHHDFSQYDLDAPFPDLGEVGQNSFRATADSIAARAKQNNLTLRDVALEETARRSPFTGTYEEVANLIIEWFEHGAADGFIFGPHINGPVYDEFLNYVLPILEEKGYYDKAYQGDTLRDHIGIPFKENRYSRKEVTH, from the coding sequence ATGAGTCAAAATAAAATCGATTTTGGAATCATGTTAAACGGTCCTGGTGGTCATATGCATGCTTGGAAATCTAAAGATGTACCGAGCGATGCCAGTACAAATTTTGAATTCCAACTTGATGTTGCTAAAAAAGCTGAACAGGCAGGATTCAGTTTTGTATTTGTGGCAGATGGATTATTTATTCATGAGAAATCTATTCCACATTTTTTAGATAGACATGAGCCGTTAACATTTTTAGCTGCGCTTGCGCCGGTAACTCAGCGTATTGGTTTAGTTGGTACTATTTCAACATCATATAGTGAACCTTTTACTGTTGCACGACAACTCGCAACAATCGATAAAATCAGTCATGGGCGTGCAGGTTGGAATATAGTAACTTCGCCACTTGCTGGTAGTGCCGATAACTATAGTAAAGGAGATCATCCTGAACATGATGTTAGGTATGATATTGCTGAGGAACATCTGCAAGTCGTTCAAGGGTTATGGGACTCTTACGAAGATGATGCCTTTACATTTGATGTTGAGACTGGCTCATATTTAGATAAGGAAAAAATGCATACGTTAGATTATAAAGGACAATATTTTCAAGTTAAGGGTCCATTAAATGCTAGTCGTTCTAAACAAGGCCAACCTGTTATATTTCAAGCAGGTGCATCTCCTAAAGGACAAGCATATGCAGCTCAATATGCTGATGCAGTATTTACTTTAGGTGAATCACTAGATACCGCTAAAAGTAATTACGACAGTATTAAATCACAAGCCAAAAAATTTGGACGCGATCCACAAAACATTAAAGTATATCCTATATTATCCCCAGTTATTGGTAAGTCGAACGATGAGGTAGAAGCACGCTTTGATGAAATAAAATCATTGGCGACAATTGACGAAGCTTTAGATTACTTAGGTAGATATTATGATCATCATGATTTCAGCCAATATGATCTCGATGCACCGTTTCCAGATTTAGGTGAAGTGGGTCAAAATAGTTTCCGTGCTACTGCAGATTCTATTGCGGCACGCGCAAAACAAAATAATTTAACATTGAGAGATGTCGCTTTGGAAGAAACAGCCCGTCGCTCTCCTTTCACTGGTACTTATGAAGAAGTAGCAAATTTAATCATTGAATGGTTTGAACATGGCGCAGCAGATGGATTTATCTTCGGCCCCCATATTAATGGACCTGTATATGATGAGTTTTTAAATTATGTATTACCTATCTTAGAAGAAAAAGGTTATTACGATAAAGCATATCAGGGGGATACATTACGAGATCATATAGGTATTCCTTTTAAAGAAAATAGATATAGTAGGAAAGAAGTAACACACTAA